The bacterium genome includes a window with the following:
- a CDS encoding acetaldehyde dehydrogenase (acetylating), giving the protein MSALLDQDLQSLQEVRSLMQRAKAAQLAFKTFSQEQVDRVVAAMAEAGFKASERLARQAVEETKYGKVADKIIKNQFATRDLYESLKALKTVGIIREDAKKKIIEIAEPMGVVAAIVPTTNPTSTAMFKCLISVKARNAVVVSPHPRAKECTLAAVHVMRTAAESAGAPPDLCLCLSLPSQEGTNELMRHRDTAVILATGGTGLVRAAYSAGKPAYGVGPGNVPVYIDRSADIPKAVADAVAGKTFDWGTLCSSEQALVVDAPVADRVLEELHKQKAYFLNDSEADKVAKALVTPDFRINAEMVGQSPQRIAAAAGFSVPDDTRVLVARLAGVGKPYPLSMEKLAPVLALYVEDGWQKGCDRCIELLNFGGRGHTLAIHCQERDLILQFGLQKPAFRIIVNSPAAIGAVGYTTDLDPSMTLGCGSYGGNITSDNIGPVHLMNIKRVAWETKPLAKPRDTGAWRPAVAVEARGRNEFPYQKALSSDVSRKGPALSSTPPVAAGNPVAPARAEVATMPPPAAIKPMAAAPAAADQKFGTSGLSAEEVDRIVAEFSKRK; this is encoded by the coding sequence ATGTCCGCCCTTCTCGATCAAGATCTTCAGTCTCTGCAGGAAGTACGCAGCCTGATGCAGCGCGCGAAAGCGGCCCAGCTCGCCTTCAAAACGTTCTCCCAGGAGCAGGTCGATCGCGTGGTCGCGGCTATGGCCGAGGCCGGCTTCAAGGCCAGTGAGCGGCTGGCGCGGCAGGCGGTGGAGGAAACCAAGTACGGCAAGGTCGCCGACAAGATCATCAAGAATCAATTCGCCACGCGCGATCTCTACGAAAGTCTGAAAGCGCTCAAGACGGTCGGCATCATTCGTGAAGACGCGAAGAAGAAGATTATCGAGATTGCCGAACCGATGGGCGTGGTTGCCGCCATCGTGCCCACCACCAATCCCACCTCGACCGCGATGTTCAAGTGTCTCATCAGCGTGAAGGCGCGCAATGCGGTGGTGGTTTCTCCGCATCCGCGCGCCAAAGAATGCACGCTGGCCGCCGTGCATGTGATGCGCACAGCCGCGGAAAGCGCGGGCGCGCCGCCGGATTTGTGTCTCTGTTTATCGCTGCCCTCGCAAGAAGGCACGAACGAGCTGATGCGCCATCGTGATACTGCGGTGATTCTCGCCACCGGCGGAACGGGACTCGTGCGCGCGGCCTATTCCGCCGGCAAGCCGGCCTATGGCGTGGGGCCCGGCAACGTGCCGGTTTACATCGACCGCAGCGCGGACATTCCCAAAGCCGTGGCCGATGCGGTCGCCGGCAAGACTTTCGACTGGGGCACGCTGTGCTCCTCGGAGCAGGCGCTGGTGGTCGATGCGCCGGTGGCTGATCGCGTGCTCGAGGAGCTGCACAAGCAGAAAGCATATTTTTTGAATGACAGCGAGGCGGACAAAGTCGCCAAGGCCCTGGTCACGCCGGATTTTCGCATCAACGCCGAGATGGTGGGGCAGTCACCGCAGCGCATTGCCGCGGCTGCGGGCTTCAGCGTGCCGGATGACACGCGCGTGCTGGTGGCGCGCCTCGCCGGCGTGGGCAAGCCATACCCGCTTTCGATGGAGAAGCTTGCGCCGGTGCTCGCGCTCTACGTGGAAGACGGCTGGCAGAAGGGCTGCGACCGCTGCATCGAGCTGCTCAACTTCGGTGGCCGCGGCCACACGCTGGCGATTCACTGCCAGGAGCGCGACCTCATTCTGCAATTCGGCCTGCAGAAGCCCGCGTTTCGCATCATCGTGAATTCGCCGGCGGCCATCGGCGCGGTGGGCTACACCACCGACCTCGATCCCAGCATGACGCTGGGCTGCGGCTCGTATGGCGGCAACATCACCAGCGACAACATCGGGCCGGTGCATTTGATGAACATCAAGCGGGTGGCGTGGGAAACCAAGCCGCTGGCAAAACCGCGCGACACCGGCGCCTGGCGGCCTGCGGTTGCCGTGGAGGCGCGCGGCAGAAATGAGTTCCCCTATCAAAAAGCGCTGTCCTCCGACGTCTCCCGCAAAGGGCCGGCATTGTCGAGCACACCGCCCGTTGCTGCCGGGAATCCGGTGGCGCCTGCCCGCGCCGAGGTGGCGACGATGCCGCCGCCGGCTGCGATCAAGCCCATGGCGGCGGCACCGGCTGCTGCCGATCAGAAATTCGGCACCAGCGGTTTGAGTGCGGAGGAGGTGGATAGGATTGTCGCTGAGTTTTCCAAACGCAAATGA
- a CDS encoding DNA-3-methyladenine glycosylase: MTFLLCQVLRAIAETGTVNLSLTLRRYRAFGEDAANWYDGKVFRKVFACAARLHMLEIFAEGNEVRYRVVPATRARRVQAEADRLARHILGLQFPLDAFYAFAEHDPVLRRLTRQFRGFRPTLTADLFEMMVTSISAQQINLPFAFAVRSRLVRRYGERLSLGGGRYFAFPTPEKLARVRVASLRRLQFTERKSEYIIGLAAAIRDGRLDLQQLPQLPDEEIAARLLPVRGVGRWTVDWLLARGLGRGHAIAAGDLGVRKAIQHFYCNDEPQTEDTIRAFAQRWGNFTNLAVHYLLTGLALGA, encoded by the coding sequence ATGACCTTCCTTCTCTGCCAAGTGTTAAGAGCAATTGCTGAAACCGGCACGGTCAATCTCAGCCTGACGCTGCGGCGCTACCGGGCTTTCGGCGAGGATGCCGCCAACTGGTACGATGGCAAAGTTTTCAGAAAAGTCTTTGCCTGCGCCGCGCGCTTGCATATGCTGGAAATTTTTGCCGAGGGAAATGAAGTCCGCTATCGGGTGGTTCCTGCAACGCGCGCGCGGCGCGTCCAGGCGGAAGCCGATCGGCTTGCCCGCCACATTCTCGGCCTGCAATTTCCGCTCGACGCATTCTATGCGTTCGCCGAACACGATCCGGTTCTGCGCCGGCTCACGCGGCAATTCCGCGGGTTCCGGCCGACGCTGACCGCCGATCTGTTCGAGATGATGGTTACTTCCATCAGCGCGCAGCAGATCAATTTGCCGTTTGCCTTTGCCGTGCGCAGCCGGCTGGTGCGGCGTTACGGTGAGCGCCTCTCGCTCGGCGGCGGGAGGTATTTTGCCTTCCCCACGCCGGAAAAATTGGCGCGCGTGCGTGTCGCCTCCCTGCGCCGGCTGCAATTCACGGAGAGAAAATCCGAGTATATCATCGGCTTGGCGGCAGCGATTCGCGACGGCCGTCTGGATTTGCAGCAATTGCCCCAACTCCCGGACGAAGAAATCGCCGCGCGCTTGCTCCCTGTGCGCGGTGTGGGCCGGTGGACGGTCGACTGGCTACTGGCGCGCGGACTCGGCCGCGGCCACGCCATTGCCGCCGGCGATCTCGGTGTGCGCAAGGCGATTCAACATTTCTATTGCAATGATGAGCCGCAGACGGAAGACACCATCCGCGCCTTCGCGCAGCGCTGGGGAAATTTCACCAATCTGGCCGTGCATTATTTGCTGACGGGCTTGGCGCTGGGCGCCTAG
- a CDS encoding nucleotidyltransferase domain-containing protein, protein MKDVPETLLREITRRLVAELQPEKIIQFGSHVWGEPDTDSDLDLLVIVADSNERPVQRSRRAHRCLRGLGVPKDIIVKTKAEAERSRRIPTSLTNKVITQGRVLYG, encoded by the coding sequence ATGAAGGATGTTCCAGAAACTTTGCTGCGCGAGATTACGCGGCGGCTGGTGGCTGAGCTGCAGCCCGAGAAGATCATCCAATTCGGCTCGCATGTCTGGGGGGAACCAGACACCGACAGCGATCTCGACCTGTTGGTGATCGTGGCTGATAGCAACGAGCGGCCGGTGCAACGCAGCAGGCGGGCGCATCGCTGTCTGAGGGGTCTCGGCGTTCCGAAGGATATCATCGTCAAGACGAAAGCCGAAGCCGAGCGCAGCCGCCGTATTCCGACCTCACTCACAAACAAAGTGATTACTCAAGGGCGGGTACTCTATGGATGA
- a CDS encoding VCBS repeat-containing protein — translation MVQHAGSGFAKIAVFLLISCGQQNFPPGHLFRATAAETVSSPAVYDFDHDGRLEIVIGSFDGFCYLLDDSLRDLPNWPQRIAGGAFSSPALWDVDGDEQPEIFIGGNDGRLHGWHFTGAKVAGFPIDLGYRVWSSPVIIADSLLAIGGHEQMFVCNRRGQPATGWPQRMQGWAMATPAWHEDLLVITTLTPGEASRGYVYAWRLSGEASPGFPIRLPMDAPASPSLADLNGDGRVEIIAGDESGFLHVLQLEGSELPPFPRLVGKGIHANPVIADLDEDGKLDLIFATTDGAVHAWSATGDCLLGWPVRLGYEMNSSAAVVALAGGGLGVIIGGGDHLLHGFAAGGRPLAGFPVACGAEMHASPLVADLDGNGRREIVAGAHNGIHLLQDWLPAGSAVLQSQEWPMFRRNAQRSGLGRE, via the coding sequence GTGGTCCAACACGCAGGCAGCGGCTTCGCCAAAATTGCTGTATTCTTGTTGATCAGTTGCGGTCAACAAAACTTCCCTCCGGGCCATCTCTTCCGCGCCACTGCCGCAGAAACCGTCTCCTCGCCTGCTGTTTATGATTTCGATCACGACGGCCGCCTGGAGATTGTCATCGGCTCCTTCGATGGGTTTTGCTATTTGCTCGATGACTCCCTGCGCGATCTGCCCAACTGGCCGCAACGCATCGCCGGTGGCGCGTTTTCTTCTCCGGCGTTGTGGGACGTTGACGGCGATGAACAGCCCGAGATTTTCATCGGCGGGAATGACGGCCGGTTGCACGGCTGGCATTTCACCGGCGCGAAGGTCGCCGGCTTTCCGATTGATCTCGGCTATCGCGTCTGGTCTTCGCCGGTGATCATTGCGGATTCCCTGCTCGCGATTGGCGGCCATGAGCAGATGTTCGTGTGCAATCGGCGTGGCCAACCCGCAACCGGCTGGCCGCAGCGCATGCAAGGTTGGGCCATGGCAACTCCGGCTTGGCACGAGGATTTGCTGGTGATCACGACTCTGACGCCCGGTGAAGCGAGTCGCGGTTACGTTTATGCCTGGCGTCTTTCCGGAGAGGCTTCTCCCGGTTTCCCCATTCGCCTGCCCATGGATGCGCCGGCTTCGCCGAGCCTGGCGGATTTGAATGGCGACGGCCGCGTGGAAATCATTGCCGGCGACGAAAGCGGCTTTCTGCATGTGTTGCAACTGGAGGGCAGCGAGCTGCCGCCGTTTCCGCGCCTGGTCGGCAAAGGCATTCATGCAAATCCGGTGATCGCTGATCTCGATGAAGACGGCAAACTCGATCTCATTTTCGCCACCACCGACGGCGCGGTGCACGCGTGGAGCGCCACCGGCGATTGTCTGCTGGGCTGGCCGGTGCGCCTCGGCTACGAGATGAACAGCTCCGCGGCAGTGGTCGCGCTGGCCGGCGGCGGACTCGGTGTGATCATCGGCGGCGGCGATCATTTGCTGCACGGCTTTGCCGCCGGCGGCAGGCCGCTCGCCGGCTTTCCGGTGGCGTGCGGCGCGGAAATGCATGCCTCGCCGCTGGTGGCTGATTTGGACGGCAATGGCCGGCGCGAGATCGTTGCCGGTGCGCACAATGGGATTCATCTGTTGCAGGATTGGTTGCCGGCCGGCAGCGCGGTGTTGCAATCGCAAGAGTGGCCGATGTTCCGGCGCAATGCGCAGCGCAGCGGCTTGGGGCGGGAATGA
- a CDS encoding methyltransferase domain-containing protein, which translates to MHEQIYHWLAVLRCPACRGPLALTVAGSVRALGCPACDTSFAILDQIPRLLARERVAALASYCAQYDDLRLREGWASTVPGYYQHLPFRDLTATHVAEWRLRAQSFQFLQKWLQQNHGKSSLRILDLGAGSGWLSRRLAEQHAVLALDVNAGPHGLAALPANQRRFLAVQAELERPPLAAASFEIVIANASLHYARDPAQCCAEAARVLRPGGQFIVMDSPVYPTPAAAQAAARRSAAYYAEYGVPGLAQNYGGLTDELFTAQKHFRFIRLRRDFVTRELMVKWLREKTGSAVAARFPIWIGERLPQPAENWKPGRPRAGAVLVHDRHLLTYHCLVEGLDVWRIPGGGIEPSETPEQAVQRELHEELGLTITPQRKFGPYHQPRKTDWYFLATADGAALPTNHVQPPEDGCLVQWLPLANLADFDIRPPALKWELVEYFNHHDA; encoded by the coding sequence ATGCATGAACAAATCTATCACTGGCTCGCGGTGTTGCGTTGTCCCGCCTGTCGCGGCCCGCTGGCGTTGACTGTGGCCGGCTCGGTGCGTGCTCTGGGTTGCCCGGCGTGCGACACGAGCTTTGCCATTCTCGACCAAATTCCCCGCCTGCTTGCGCGCGAGCGCGTCGCCGCGCTGGCCTCCTATTGCGCACAATACGATGATTTGCGGCTGCGCGAGGGTTGGGCCAGCACGGTGCCCGGCTATTACCAGCATTTGCCGTTTCGTGATCTCACCGCAACCCATGTGGCCGAATGGCGGCTGCGCGCGCAATCCTTTCAATTCCTGCAAAAATGGTTGCAGCAAAACCACGGCAAGAGCAGCCTGCGCATTTTGGATCTCGGCGCCGGCAGCGGCTGGCTGAGCCGCCGGCTTGCAGAGCAACACGCCGTGCTCGCTCTGGATGTGAACGCGGGGCCGCATGGCCTGGCTGCGTTGCCGGCAAACCAGCGGCGCTTTCTGGCCGTGCAAGCCGAACTCGAGCGGCCGCCGCTCGCCGCTGCCAGTTTCGAGATAGTGATCGCGAATGCGAGTCTGCATTATGCCCGCGACCCGGCGCAATGCTGCGCGGAAGCCGCGCGCGTGCTGCGGCCCGGCGGGCAATTCATCGTGATGGATTCGCCCGTCTATCCCACACCGGCAGCAGCGCAAGCAGCGGCCCGCCGCAGCGCAGCCTATTATGCCGAATACGGCGTGCCCGGGCTGGCACAAAACTACGGCGGCTTGACCGATGAACTCTTCACCGCGCAGAAGCACTTTCGCTTCATTCGTCTGCGCCGTGACTTTGTCACTCGCGAGTTGATGGTGAAATGGCTGCGTGAAAAAACCGGAAGTGCCGTGGCGGCCCGCTTTCCGATTTGGATCGGCGAGCGGTTGCCGCAACCGGCAGAAAACTGGAAGCCGGGACGGCCGCGCGCCGGCGCCGTGCTGGTGCACGACCGGCACTTGCTTACCTATCATTGTCTGGTCGAAGGCCTTGATGTGTGGCGCATTCCCGGCGGCGGCATCGAACCCAGTGAAACGCCGGAGCAGGCGGTGCAGCGTGAATTGCACGAGGAACTCGGCCTCACCATTACGCCGCAACGCAAATTCGGACCTTATCATCAGCCGCGCAAGACGGATTGGTATTTCCTCGCGACCGCGGACGGTGCTGCGTTGCCCACCAATCACGTCCAGCCGCCCGAAGACGGCTGCCTGGTACAGTGGCTGCCGCTGGCCAACCTCGCGGATTTCGACATTCGCCCGCCGGCGCTGAAGTGGGAGCTGGTGGAATATTTCAATCATCATGATGCTTGA
- a CDS encoding CHAT domain-containing protein — protein sequence MPENPQATLRALLLGEPPHERPGAPEPELLAELAPVLPAAVLANAINTITGIGFMPEAERLAALAALLQRAYELGDHALLATELVRFPRVVPALSSSLLEPAFAAVREADLTSLYRGEADRALALALLADRLPGTPFLRSLTQAALMLAKQPNLDSDQQEALVILLSRLPAPLPPDEANALLAAARAMSEERWRSLALAGLMPHFSEAEERSLAVECMLAARAINWTTARLEALLELSLRVSGALPQEIAAEARSQGSAEEHASALSLIAERAGPGLQAALRQQVEAAGLPNEGTLRNFLPLMPFWSDQQVAAAIGLLEDLWESEQEMTLSRLLPHLDELQLGQALAFVRQWQASEITRARLLLRMAPRLSPALAQQVQTIAESFEIKWWQRRVLAALRPYLPAAAQAALPAEVKTVSGEYWRALFMQMPEEQRRQLVLDMIAAIWDHYGGAAAPAPQAKNGGSTDQTRTDEPLPAPPPASPSRTERGTGGAYDKDYSPLPGPVPEPPRSSKRSWPWPGKRKAERESDSGTRSRGVPRNGGSRTRSRGARGRGVGSGDDFEGAPPIEPDDTLYFEPGAEPAPPRQPTVNTGFASLENAGLPLPPAQPLVQQQRCYFWFEVSRERIAGAMDLQPTALPVEHLPKEARLKVALFAYDGEIELTTGEDIGEIQLQQDGLAEVTRPAAQPAGLSVELLQRRLFFAVKMPPRAGRFHLRCNIYCEQVLVQSHLVEVEVASRLQRLLRGSRTSPALQTRADFTLSKNLDVARLEHLQPHRLSLMLNDNGNGTHGFRFFGAEGASEFKEDASIPGQELQNLITKAREALRLAAWGDSEPWQSGKKFKYDGSGELEQLKADLIKFAKRGYRFYDVVITRLAGGKEKARALQELMRKPGLVQIANKDSIRHLLPVAMLYDYDFDTTAPADGYTLCPSFLQALQQPGQLSENECFQGACPSRGQPLVICPSGFWGYRHNLGMPPSLTNAPVEAATEIRYQQAPALVVAVSTDVNFKLRPQHEARLQALRPGVGWHHALTRDDTMTQMKEVDSQVVYFYCHGGFDSEEDVPYLQVGDPAVQQYITRDYLRSKLRDLPAAKPQPLVFLNGCHTTALEPEVALDLVSGFVENAHAAGVIGTEITINEALACIFAEECLRHFLDGVAIGEAVRRGRLKLLQQGNPLGLVYIPYVVASLTLVKAG from the coding sequence ATGCCCGAGAATCCGCAAGCAACGCTGCGCGCATTGCTGCTGGGTGAGCCGCCGCACGAGCGGCCGGGCGCGCCCGAGCCGGAGCTGCTGGCTGAGCTGGCGCCGGTGCTGCCGGCCGCGGTGCTCGCCAACGCCATCAACACCATCACCGGCATCGGCTTCATGCCGGAAGCCGAGCGGCTGGCGGCATTGGCCGCCTTGTTGCAGCGCGCCTACGAGTTGGGCGATCATGCGCTGCTGGCCACCGAACTGGTGCGCTTTCCCCGCGTCGTGCCTGCTCTCTCCTCTTCTCTGCTGGAGCCGGCCTTTGCGGCCGTGCGCGAAGCTGACCTCACCAGCCTTTATCGCGGTGAAGCGGATCGTGCTCTTGCCCTCGCGTTGCTGGCCGACCGCCTGCCAGGGACACCCTTCTTGCGATCTCTCACGCAAGCAGCTTTGATGCTGGCAAAACAGCCCAATCTCGACAGCGACCAGCAGGAAGCGCTGGTGATTTTGCTCAGCCGCTTGCCGGCGCCTCTGCCGCCGGACGAAGCCAATGCTCTGCTGGCGGCGGCGCGCGCGATGAGCGAGGAACGCTGGCGCAGCCTGGCGCTGGCCGGTTTGATGCCACATTTCTCCGAGGCGGAAGAGCGCAGTCTGGCCGTTGAGTGCATGCTGGCCGCGCGCGCGATCAACTGGACCACAGCGCGGCTGGAAGCTCTGCTCGAACTGAGCCTGCGCGTGTCCGGCGCGTTGCCGCAGGAAATCGCGGCGGAGGCGCGCAGCCAGGGCTCGGCGGAAGAACACGCGTCCGCGCTGTCCCTGATTGCAGAGCGCGCCGGCCCCGGCTTGCAGGCCGCCTTGCGCCAGCAGGTGGAGGCTGCCGGTTTGCCGAATGAAGGCACGCTGCGCAATTTCCTGCCGCTGATGCCGTTCTGGTCGGATCAACAAGTCGCCGCGGCAATTGGATTGTTGGAAGATTTGTGGGAATCGGAACAGGAAATGACCCTGAGCCGGCTGTTGCCCCATCTTGACGAATTGCAATTGGGGCAAGCGCTGGCTTTCGTACGGCAATGGCAGGCGTCCGAGATTACGCGCGCGCGGCTTTTGTTGCGAATGGCGCCCCGGCTTTCGCCGGCGCTGGCGCAACAGGTGCAGACCATCGCAGAGAGTTTTGAAATCAAATGGTGGCAGCGCCGGGTGCTGGCCGCCTTGCGGCCGTATTTGCCGGCGGCAGCGCAAGCGGCTCTGCCCGCGGAAGTGAAAACGGTTTCTGGCGAGTATTGGCGTGCGCTGTTTATGCAGATGCCGGAGGAGCAACGCCGCCAGCTCGTGCTCGACATGATCGCCGCGATTTGGGATCACTACGGCGGTGCCGCCGCACCAGCGCCGCAAGCGAAGAACGGCGGCTCGACGGATCAAACGCGGACGGATGAGCCACTGCCTGCACCACCGCCGGCATCTCCGAGCCGAACCGAACGCGGCACTGGCGGCGCGTATGATAAGGATTATTCCCCTCTGCCGGGTCCCGTCCCGGAACCGCCGCGTAGCTCCAAACGCTCATGGCCGTGGCCGGGTAAGCGCAAGGCTGAGCGCGAAAGTGACTCGGGCACACGCTCTCGCGGTGTGCCGCGCAATGGCGGCTCCCGCACGCGCTCGCGCGGAGCACGCGGTCGCGGCGTCGGCAGCGGCGATGATTTCGAGGGCGCGCCGCCCATCGAGCCGGACGATACGCTCTACTTTGAGCCGGGCGCTGAGCCAGCGCCGCCACGCCAGCCCACGGTGAACACCGGCTTTGCGAGTCTCGAGAACGCCGGCCTGCCCCTGCCTCCGGCTCAGCCCTTGGTGCAGCAGCAGCGCTGCTATTTTTGGTTTGAAGTGAGCCGCGAGCGCATCGCGGGCGCAATGGATCTACAGCCCACGGCCCTGCCGGTGGAACATCTGCCCAAAGAGGCGCGCCTCAAAGTCGCGTTGTTCGCCTATGACGGCGAAATCGAGTTGACCACCGGCGAGGACATTGGTGAGATTCAACTGCAGCAGGATGGGCTGGCGGAGGTTACCCGGCCGGCTGCGCAACCTGCCGGCCTCTCTGTGGAATTGCTGCAGCGGCGGCTGTTCTTTGCGGTGAAGATGCCCCCGCGCGCCGGTCGCTTTCACCTGCGCTGCAATATTTACTGCGAACAGGTGCTGGTGCAATCGCATCTCGTGGAAGTGGAGGTGGCGTCACGGCTGCAACGCCTGCTGCGCGGCAGCCGCACAAGCCCGGCACTACAAACCCGCGCCGATTTCACCCTCAGCAAGAATCTCGATGTTGCGCGGTTGGAGCACTTGCAGCCTCATCGCCTGAGCTTGATGCTCAACGACAACGGCAACGGCACACACGGCTTTCGCTTCTTCGGCGCTGAGGGTGCATCCGAGTTCAAAGAAGACGCGAGTATTCCTGGCCAGGAATTGCAGAATCTCATCACCAAAGCACGCGAAGCGTTGCGCCTGGCAGCCTGGGGTGACAGCGAGCCGTGGCAGTCCGGCAAGAAGTTCAAGTACGACGGCAGCGGCGAACTTGAACAGCTCAAAGCCGACCTGATCAAATTCGCCAAGCGCGGCTACCGCTTCTATGACGTGGTGATCACTCGCCTGGCCGGCGGCAAGGAGAAAGCGCGGGCCCTGCAGGAACTCATGCGCAAGCCCGGTCTGGTGCAAATCGCCAACAAAGACTCGATTCGCCATCTCCTGCCGGTTGCCATGCTGTATGACTATGATTTCGACACCACTGCGCCGGCGGACGGCTACACGCTCTGTCCATCTTTCCTGCAGGCCCTGCAGCAGCCTGGTCAGCTTTCTGAGAATGAATGCTTCCAGGGTGCATGCCCCAGCCGCGGCCAGCCGCTGGTGATTTGTCCCAGCGGTTTTTGGGGCTACCGCCACAACCTCGGCATGCCGCCTTCGCTCACCAACGCGCCGGTGGAAGCCGCCACGGAGATCCGCTACCAACAAGCGCCGGCGCTGGTGGTCGCGGTTTCGACCGATGTCAACTTTAAGCTGCGACCGCAGCACGAAGCCCGGCTGCAGGCGTTGCGTCCGGGTGTGGGATGGCATCATGCCCTCACCCGCGACGACACCATGACGCAGATGAAAGAAGTTGATTCGCAGGTGGTGTATTTTTATTGCCACGGCGGCTTCGATAGCGAGGAAGATGTTCCCTATCTGCAAGTCGGTGATCCCGCGGTGCAGCAATACATCACCCGGGATTATTTGCGCAGCAAGCTCCGCGACCTGCCGGCGGCCAAGCCGCAGCCGCTGGTTTTTCTCAACGGCTGCCACACCACCGCGCTCGAGCCTGAAGTGGCATTGGATTTGGTCAGCGGCTTTGTGGAGAATGCCCATGCCGCGGGCGTGATCGGCACCGAGATCACGATCAATGAAGCGCTGGCGTGCATCTTCGCGGAAGAATGCCTGCGCCACTTTCTCGACGGTGTTGCCATTGGCGAGGCGGTGCGCCGCGGCCGGCTGAAGCTGCTGCAGCAGGGCAATCCCCTGGGCCTGGTTTACATTCCATACGTGGTCGCCAGCTTGACGCTGGTCAAGGCAGGGTGA
- a CDS encoding VIT family protein, producing the protein MGKSEAERHYAERIGWLRAAVLGANDGIVSTASLVVGVAAAQATRSNVLIAGVAGLVAGAMSMAAGEYVSVSSQADTEKADLQRERDELATNVEFERDELASIYVKRGLEPTLAQQVADQLMAHDALSAHARDELGLSETHTARPIQAALASAATFAVGATLPLLIVLISPPSNMIPLVAGSSLVFLALMGGLAARVGGARVVTGAVRVTFWGALAMAATAAVGAMFGTVA; encoded by the coding sequence ATGGGTAAATCTGAAGCAGAACGCCATTATGCAGAACGGATTGGATGGTTGCGCGCAGCAGTTCTGGGTGCGAACGACGGCATTGTCTCGACCGCAAGTCTGGTGGTGGGCGTTGCCGCCGCGCAGGCGACCCGCAGTAACGTGCTGATCGCGGGAGTCGCCGGTCTGGTCGCCGGTGCCATGTCGATGGCAGCGGGGGAATATGTTTCGGTCAGCTCGCAGGCAGATACCGAGAAAGCCGACTTGCAACGGGAACGCGACGAGCTGGCGACGAATGTGGAATTCGAGCGCGACGAGCTGGCGTCCATCTATGTCAAGCGCGGACTCGAACCGACCCTGGCGCAACAAGTCGCCGATCAATTGATGGCGCACGACGCCCTGTCGGCTCATGCCCGCGACGAGCTTGGGCTTTCTGAAACGCACACAGCGCGCCCGATTCAAGCCGCGCTGGCCTCTGCCGCCACCTTCGCAGTGGGCGCAACTTTGCCGCTGTTGATCGTCTTGATCAGCCCACCTTCGAACATGATTCCTCTTGTCGCCGGCAGTTCTCTCGTGTTTCTGGCGCTGATGGGTGGACTGGCCGCGCGCGTCGGCGGCGCCCGGGTGGTCACCGGCGCGGTGCGCGTGACGTTTTGGGGAGCCTTGGCCATGGCCGCCACGGCGGCAGTGGGCGCCATGTTTGGAACCGTCGCGTGA